TGAATGTCTTACTAAAAACCATTTTGCAGTGTGTCTTTCTATCATTTCCTTAAAGTCGTGTGGATTGAAATGGGAAACTCTCCAACCTTGAGACTTTGCTGTCGACCTGATAACTAAAAAACCTTGCTTTCCAGCATAACCGTTCTCATAGCCCAGCAAATTACCAATAGGCGAGCAttcataaaattgaaataatcTATTTGACTGCGGTCTCAAACATAGTGCTATATTCAGCAAGTATAAGTatctttcaattcttttatGATGCTCCTGAGACTCATCATCGCCTTCTTCCATTAACTCTTTCAAGTGTTTCATTTTCACCTTGTTGACGTCAAAGCTCATTGAGGACCTAAGGGAATCGAGTATGGATCTgttatcatcaaataaaGAACTAGCAGGTGACAGCGACAGATCTCTATCAGCCAACTCCCGTTTTTTACCGTGCTTATAGGAATGCTTGATATCATGCTTTATTTGGTTCTTCTCGTTATACTTTAAATGTGGGAAGTTTGGAATTCTGAACTTATGGTAACGGTTCTGATCTATATATATCTTGTTTATTGTGTTTTGTTGGAACGCTAGCAGTTTTAGTTTGtgatgaagttgaagaagttccTTGTAGCTCTTATAAATTGTCCATTTTAGTCTGTTCTCACCCACACCGTATTCAAGCTCTATCTTGAACACAGTGAGGTCGTTCTTCTCGTAGAAGTTCTCTGCAAAAGAGCTGTTAGAACTAGAGCTCAAAGAAGCCATGGTGCTTGTAGTCATACCGTTCTTAAAGGCATTGATACTGCTATCGTTGACAGGAAGCACACGGACATTCAACATAGCGAGAAGCAATGACGCCCGCCTCTTCCCGTGCTCGTCTCTGAGGAACTGGGAGGACGCAAATAAGGCTGCCGGACAACCTGCCAGCAGACTATCCAACAGATCCGAAGCCAGACTCTGGGTGATTTTGTTGCTTTCGTCATCTGCGTCATCGTTATTGCCCTGTTGTACAGCAGACTGCCGCCTCGAGAACGCCGGCGGTGTCCTGAACCCATTGAAGCTCCGCACTTTCAACTTCGAGATCACCGATATCCGCTTGAATGTGCTGTTGAACTCCTGTCTCCAGCCGTTAAACTGCCTGTCTCTGCTGGCACCAGTCTTGTCCGTGTCGAAACCGGCCATTGGCGTGGGCCTATGCCCGTGCTGATGCGCTGGCTCGCTGTGATCCATGGACGCCGGCGTGACGTCTCTGCCCTGGTGCATCCGCTTTATAGAATTGGGAATCCCTTGAAATGCCAGATTCTTGGCTCTGGCCTCGGGATCAGAGACCACGGACGAGCCCACACTTCGCACATCGTATAGTCCATCTTCACCAGTTCTAGTTCCAGGACCAGCAGGGGTGTGCATCACACCCATATCCGTATGCCTTCTATCGATTACACCGGGCACTACTTCCTGCATTCTCGTGAATACTTTAGCCCAGATATAATCTCGATTATTATGAAATTGAATCTCTCGATTGACACTGGGCGGCTAAGAAAAAAGCTCCCTTTCGAAGAGATAGGGATCctaatattaatataattaGCGATGACCCACCGTGCAAAGGGTGCAATAACACCAACATCCGGATAAACAATGAACGCACACAATAACACCCAGACGGCCCCGGAGCCGAGAATCCAGATCCGTTTCTAGGCTCACAGGCTTAAAACAGGCTTAAACAGGACCAAAAACCCACACATCACATATACCACTTACTATACAAAAAGGGGCAAAAGAGTAGCAGTGCATAGTGTTACCCGGAGCTACGAATAGATCCTCGTTTCCATCTGCAAAGTTTCCGGGTAACATTTAAAAAGACACTGGATCATGTGACCTGTGAAGTTATGGTTTTGATTCCCACAACACGGCAGGGGGGGAAAAGCAGTACATCCGGGTAACTGCCATTTTACGTTGTACTTACCCGATGAGGGAAGTGATTAGAGTGAACTCGGGGGCTCTAGAGTCTGCGAAGTACCTCTGTGTGCGATGTATTCTCTTAAAGTTCTGTGAATTCTGTGAATTCTGTGTATTCTGTGAATGCGATGAGAGTCAATGCGGACCCTTTAGTACTGTGTTGCATAGCTGCAAAACACAATAGATAAGATAAGGACCTGGCGTTATCAGTGATCGAGATAAGGGTCTGTTAATAAGTGACAAGAGAAGCAACCAACGAAAGCTCATATGAAGTAAGATACCATTGTGAGtgagaaagagagagatACACACGATGTGTTTTATCGCTACGGAATGCTTTCTTGTTGACACATAAGTCGGTGGCTCTTGATTTATCTTGAGTTTATCTTACGTTTATCTTGGATATACCATATCTGTGGGAGCCATTTGCAATCAGAaaagatatataaaagatatataaaagATATAGGCTAATCTGCGTTTGAAATTGCATCATGAGAATGAAAAAAGTTACCTAGAGTCACATTAGTGATACACATAAACTCTTTAGATGATAATCAGTGATAAACTTGAGGATACGGACACCGAGGTGTCGTGTCGCTCCACACCCACGCCGATACCGCAGTGTAAGAATTGTCTAACTTCGCATACGCCTTTGTGGAGGCGGGACAAAGATGGGTCGATGCTGTGCAATGCGTGTGGGCTGTTTCAGAAGATGCACGGCAGAGCGCGACCCATCAGCCTGAAGACAGACCAGATACGCCATCGCAACCGGAAGAAGAAAGCGATAAGCGTGATGAAGATCAGGCCGGAGCCCTTGCTTCCGCACGGACAGCTGATCTCGCTGTCTAGCGACATCAATTGCAGCACAACGACAACGATACCGGTGTCGGATATACCCTGGATATCGAAGGGCGCCCCGATCAGAAACCCATCACCGAGACAACGACCACATCACAACAACCTGCAGGACGAAGAGTTCGTGATTAAGCTAAAGACCAGAGTTAACGAGCTGGAATCAATTACTCGACTATACAAGAACCATATCACTAGACTCGAACAAAGATGTCAGATCCTGGAGTCCAAGCTGTACGAATTGGTATACCATTGATTGGATATACGAAGTACACAGAACCGCTTCCTGGTATTTTATATCggacaaaaaaaagactatTATCACTAATACATttaaatattatagaaTTCATACACAAAAACTACATATTCCAAAACCATATCAGTATAAACACATTTAAAGTTTAGATATCAAGGACTAATCCATATACCTTAGGAGAATGTATAAAATAATCCCAGCACGTGacttttattatattgcAGATGACTTCTTGCCCCATTCCAACTGACAAGCCCTTGCGTCTGGAGCTAATCCTCGGAAGCTAGAGTTCGACTCATCAGGGTCATGAACTCCCTAACAAGGCTTCAACAATCATCAACAGGTTTTAACTATGGACATCAGTCATTGTTATAACTATTGAGGCGTTTTTGAAGGGTCAAATAAGTGAGTAAAGATAGGATTGGTGTCAGACTGACTAACATAGTAATAAATAGGGATTTCGAATCATGTCAAGAAACCCAGCCGCTGGATTGGAGAATACGTTATTTCAATTGAAGTTTACCTCAAAGCAGCTGCAGAAGCAGGCTGCGAAGGCTTCCAAGGAAGAGAAGCAAGAAACCaacaaattgaagaaggcACTGAATGAGAATGAAGAGATAGCTAGAATATATGCATCCAATGCCATACGGAAGAAAAACGAAAGGTTACAGCTCCTGAAACTAGCCTCAAGAGTTGATTCAGTTGCATCTAGAGTACAAACTGCCGTTACCATGAGACAAGTCTCGAGTTCTATGGCACAGGTATGTAAAGGTATGGATAAAGCGCTTCAAAACATGAACTTGCAACAAATAACCATGATCATGGAAAAATTCGAACAGCAGTTCGAGGATCTCGATACAAGCGTCAATGTATATGAAGATATGGGTGTTGCATCAGACGCTGTGTTGGTAGACAACGATAAAGTGGATGAGCTCATGGGTAAGGTTGCTGATGAGAACGGCATGGAGTTGAAACAAAGTGCAAGGCTGGAAAATATACCTGATATTAAGCAAAAAGAGactgttgatgatgaaaaggaGGACAAACTGGCCGAAAGATTAAGAGCACTAAGGGGGTAAACGATATCTTTTATGGCTTCAAAAATACACCCTGTAAATTAAGGCTCAATATCCTTAAGATAAGTTTAGTTTCATATATCTGAATAATGTACACTATTTCATAATGCATACAATTAAACATCTTATTTTCTATACATAATATACCTTTACAATGACCACCATGTTATATCACCATGATCATTTCCTAGAGCAAGTAAGCTTTCATATACAACCAATGTAGTGGTGTTAAAAGAGTCCGGTAAACTATTGTACTGTCTCTCACCCCTGTCATAAATTTTTACAGGTTCGCCTTCTAGAGCATTTATTAACTGAGTTTGGGATTCTTCCACAGACACTACTTCCTTTTCAAATGAAAGCAACTCTGCAACGGATCCCATACGTAGATCCCATATTCTAGTTGATTTATCCATAGAGCCAGTTATTAATTCACTCCCCATATATTTTAGGGATGTTATAGGACCTCTATGGCCCTCTAAGCTTCCAACTACTCTGCCAATTCTCAAGTCCCATAAGTAAACAATCCCATCCTTAGTTCCGGTCACTAAGGCATTATCAATACAATCAGCACCACCTATCAAAGGCGTGTTAAAGGAAGGTGTTATGTCTAGTTTTGATACAGATTGAGGAACCATTTTTAGTGCTATTGTCAAATCGATAGATTGAATACATTTACCAGAGCCCAGATCCCAATGTCTTAAAGTCTTGTCGTTTGATCCACTAACTATAGCGTTGCCTGTAGTTGCCAATGCTGTTACAGAATCTTTGTGCCCATCGAATGTTGCTAGACATAAATTGTCATTTGCATTACCATCTTTGTCTACAATGTTATCTACATCCCAAACTTTTACCGAAGCATCCTTTCCTGCACTAGCCAACAATCTAGTATCATCAATGAATCTAGTTGTATTGACTGTAGCTCGATGACCGGATAATACTCCTAAACATTGAGTTGTTGATATGTCCCAAAGCTTAATCTCGTTATCCAAATTTGCAGTGCTTGAGAGAACACCTAGTTGTGCATTAATAGCAAGAGAATTGATGTAATCATCATGGCACTTTAATGTTTTACCTAATTGGCCTTTTGTACCGATGATATTCTCAAAGTCCTCGATATCAAAGCCacttgatttctttttgagtTTCATTGCTTCAAAATATCTCTGAAGCTTATTACCAATTTGTGCGTTATCAGGTTCTAAAGTAAGCAGAGATACCTTATCATCAGTATTGTTTTCACTAGTTATGATAGTATGCTCATGGTTCGTTTGTTTCAGGACAGATGATGTGTTGCCTATATGCACTTCATCTTCCGTAGAACCATCAGTTTTGCTTTTATTCTCTTTATGGTCGACAATTCTACTTATTATTACATCTAATTTCTTTGCAACCACGTTCCTTCGCAGCTtaattctttttatctCATCATCCATCTCATTAATCTGCATTTCTAATACGTTCTTCATAATCTGCATTTTCATCGTGTAATCATTTCCATCTTTACCTGATCCATCATACAAACCTTGACTTTCATGAGACGATTGTACTATGTAACCATCGTAAAGAGTCGAATACGAGTCTAATCCTTGACATTTGTCAAGAGGTAATGGTGGTATACTCTTTAGATCATGCTCATTTAGAAATGTCAATAATCTAAACGATGTAGCTGTATCCGTAAAAAGATTGCTGAAATAGTTCTTGCCATTGAAAAATGTGCTATCATAGACGCacttaaaatataatagcAGCTCCTTTCTTGGCCCTATTATATAATCGAATATAGAACCATGTAGTATTCTATAGAGAAAGTCCCAACTTTTGTAACGTATACTCACGAGAGATAAACTAATGAGGCTCAATCTGTTTTGTTTCTCGACAATATTTACCATTTCATATCCAACTGATTTCTGACAACCGCTATTCTATATCCATGCATTCTTTATGATTACATTATTAACATTGTCACTATTgcttgtttttatttttgacaCAATCTACCTTAACCGTTAATTTTTATGATTTCTATtgaatgatgatattgttttattttcaaatattcagCCAGTATGGATACGTTTATTGTTACAGACTCATATACTTATGACATCGAGATCAAGACATATTATCTAGATTTACTAATTAGAAATACGTAGCTGAGACTCCAGCTCAGCTATCTTTTGTCTTTCCTTTTCGATTAACTTTTGTACACCAGTAGTGCTATCCTTTGATGATTCAATCTTTAGACGGCCCTCAATCTCATCtttttgtagttgtatTTCAGCCAATAGTTTTTCTGATTCTTCGTTAAGCTCTTGAAACACATCATGATACTGTTCAGCAGCTTTCTTATATTCTTCTGTTGGAAACATTTCTAAGACCGCATCAAGTAGCTTCAAAATAGATTCAGTTGAAAAGTCCTCTACAAATAAAGTCCTTCTCCGGTTGTTTGTAGATATACCTTCCTTCTCATCTAGTATAACACTGCCTTTTTGTAGTGCCATCAAAagatttttaatttcatcattttccTTAAATTTCTTCCTCATCGTAGCCATTAACCCTACATCATCATTAAATAATTCTGTTATAAGGGCAGTCGTTGTATTATTTGTGTTATTACTGTCTATATCATTACCATGCCCTGCAGCTTTGAATCGCTTAGTTCTTTGTGAATCGCGTAATAATTCTTCGTCATGCTCTCTGATGTAAAACTCGTTGGGGACATGAATCACCGGCTTCTCATCTTTATGGCCCAGTCGTCTATTCCTCTTCATATTCAAATCTCTCTTGTCCAAATAATCAAATAGTGCCTGCCTACCATCCTTTCTTCGAAGTGATTTCGTGACAGGATCAAGTTGGAATAATGTGGTTTCTTCCTTTGGATCACAACCCTTTATGAGATTTTTAATCTTGTCATTCAATGTATGAGTTTCTTTACCatcttttgatattctaATCATGGCATTGTGGAATATACCTGGTGGTTTAAAGTAAAGAGATGTAATTGAGTCCAGACATCCATTGATCTCTTCTAAACAACTGTTCATTGATTCTCCCATCGTTTTTTCCActaatatatcaaataccTATTATCAGTCCTCGAGATTATAGCagtgaaaaattatatttatgGACGTTGTTTTATTTATCCTGATTCAAATAAGTATTTGTCTTCTAGCTCTTCAATGTTAAATATCTTAGCTTTACCTCCAGGCGTATTATTGTTTATCAATTATACCACTTATGGTCACTTGAAACGacacaataaaaataatgattCAACCATGGCCAAAATGAGGCATAGTAGATGATGTTTTACTTATAAATAGTCAaatctatatatatttatgaGTTATCTAGTCCCTCCAAGATACCAAGACTTCATCAGTTCTGAACTTTTGTGTTACAACAGTTTCTTTGAAGTCCTTAACGTAGTCTCCCATTCTATACTGCAACAAACCTGCCTGAGCAATCATGACACCATTGTCTATACAGAATCTCTCGTCCGTTGCGTATACATGACCGTTGGCTCTATCCATGCACATCTGCTCCATCATCTCTTGTAATCTCAAGTTACAACCAACACCACCTACTATCAATACATGTGCAGAATTGACGTGGGCCATTGCACGTTCTGTAATTTCGACTAGCATCGAGAACAACGTTTCCTGCAGCGCGTAGCAAAGGTCCTCAACCGTGACTAGCTGTTCATGGGTTTTCTTGTCAAACAGGAGTTTGTTGCTATAGTTTTTCCTAAACAGATCCTTGGCTAAAGAATCAATGTATGCCAGTATACCACTTAGTGACAAATCCATACCTTTCACAGTGTACGGAAGTTCCACCAATCTTTCTTTATTCTTACACTTGAGAGCCATTTGTTCTATGTTGTAACCTGGGGATGGGTCATTCGGTATCTTCAAGGTACGGGCAAACCTATCCAAACAGTTTCCTATGGCGATATCCAAGGTTTCACCAAATATTCTGTATTTCTGATTACTGTACGCAATAACCTGAGTATTACCACCACTCACGTATAACACCACCGGGTTCTGGGC
This window of the Nakaseomyces glabratus chromosome L, complete sequence genome carries:
- the DAL80 gene encoding Dal80p (CAGL0L03157g~Ortholog(s) have RNA polymerase II transcription factor activity, sequence-specific DNA binding, sequence-specific DNA binding activity), giving the protein MIISDKLEDTDTEVSCRSTPTPIPQCKNCLTSHTPLWRRDKDGSMLCNACGLFQKMHGRARPISLKTDQIRHRNRKKKAISVMKIRPEPLLPHGQLISLSSDINCSTTTTIPVSDIPWISKGAPIRNPSPRQRPHHNNLQDEEFVIKLKTRVNELESITRLYKNHITRLEQRCQILESKLYELVYH
- the DID2 gene encoding Did2p (CAGL0L03179g~Ortholog(s) have role in late endosome to vacuole transport via multivesicular body sorting pathway, protein targeting to vacuole and late endosome localization), which produces MSRNPAAGLENTLFQLKFTSKQLQKQAAKASKEEKQETNKLKKALNENEEIARIYASNAIRKKNERLQLLKLASRVDSVASRVQTAVTMRQVSSSMAQVCKGMDKALQNMNLQQITMIMEKFEQQFEDLDTSVNVYEDMGVASDAVLVDNDKVDELMGKVADENGMELKQSARLENIPDIKQKETVDDEKEDKLAERLRALRG
- the CAF4 gene encoding Caf4p (CAGL0L03201g~Ortholog(s) have role in mitochondrial fission, peroxisome fission, regulation of transcription from RNA polymerase II promoter and CCR4-NOT complex, mitochondrion localization), whose translation is MVNIVEKQNRLSLISLSLVSIRYKSWDFLYRILHGSIFDYIIGPRKELLLYFKCVYDSTFFNGKNYFSNLFTDTATSFRLLTFLNEHDLKSIPPLPLDKCQGLDSYSTLYDGYIVQSSHESQGLYDGSGKDGNDYTMKMQIMKNVLEMQINEMDDEIKRIKLRRNVVAKKLDVIISRIVDHKENKSKTDGSTEDEVHIGNTSSVLKQTNHEHTIITSENNTDDKVSLLTLEPDNAQIGNKLQRYFEAMKLKKKSSGFDIEDFENIIGTKGQLGKTLKCHDDYINSLAINAQLGVLSSTANLDNEIKLWDISTTQCLGVLSGHRATVNTTRFIDDTRLLASAGKDASVKVWDVDNIVDKDGNANDNLCLATFDGHKDSVTALATTGNAIVSGSNDKTLRHWDLGSGKCIQSIDLTIALKMVPQSVSKLDITPSFNTPLIGGADCIDNALVTGTKDGIVYLWDLRIGRVVGSLEGHRGPITSLKYMGSELITGSMDKSTRIWDLRMGSVAELLSFEKEVVSVEESQTQLINALEGEPVKIYDRGERQYNSLPDSFNTTTLVVYESLLALGNDHGDITWWSL
- the SPC34 gene encoding Spc34p (CAGL0L03223g~Putative component of the spindle pole complex; gene is upregulated in azole-resistant strain), encoding MGESMNSCLEEINGCLDSITSLYFKPPGIFHNAMIRISKDGKETHTLNDKIKNLIKGCDPKEETTLFQLDPVTKSLRRKDGRQALFDYLDKRDLNMKRNRRLGHKDEKPVIHVPNEFYIREHDEELLRDSQRTKRFKAAGHGNDIDSNNTNNTTTALITELFNDDVGLMATMRKKFKENDEIKNLLMALQKGSVILDEKEGISTNNRRRTLFVEDFSTESILKLLDAVLEMFPTEEYKKAAEQYHDVFQELNEESEKLLAEIQLQKDEIEGRLKIESSKDSTTGVQKLIEKERQKIAELESQLRISN
- the KAE1 gene encoding tRNA N6-adenosine threonylcarbamoyltransferase (CAGL0L03245g~Ortholog(s) have chromatin DNA binding activity and role in positive regulation of transcription from RNA polymerase II promoter, tRNA modification, tRNA threonylcarbamoyladenosine metabolic process, telomere maintenance via recombination) codes for the protein MVDLNGISPKNKGYYVALGLEGSANKLGVGVIKQFVDGSPTEIVSNIRDTYITPPGEGFLPRDTARHHKNWCVRLVKRALAEAGVTPGQLDAICFTKGPGMGAPLHSVVIVARTVSLLWDVPLVPVNHCIGHIEMGREITGAQNPVVLYVSGGNTQVIAYSNQKYRIFGETLDIAIGNCLDRFARTLKIPNDPSPGYNIEQMALKCKNKERLVELPYTVKGMDLSLSGILAYIDSLAKDLFRKNYSNKLLFDKKTHEQLVTVEDLCYALQETLFSMLVEITERAMAHVNSAHVLIVGGVGCNLRLQEMMEQMCMDRANGHVYATDERFCIDNGVMIAQAGLLQYRMGDYVKDFKETVVTQKFRTDEVLVSWRD